In a genomic window of Phyllostomus discolor isolate MPI-MPIP mPhyDis1 chromosome 5, mPhyDis1.pri.v3, whole genome shotgun sequence:
- the PTPRF gene encoding receptor-type tyrosine-protein phosphatase F isoform X5 produces the protein MAPEPAPGRTMVPLVPALVMLGLVAGAHGDSKPAFVKVPEDQTGLSGGVASFVCQATGEPKPRITWMKKGKKVSSQRFEVIEFDDGAGSVLRIQPLRAQRDEAIYECTATNSLGEINTSAKLSVLEEDQLPPGFPSIDMGPQLKVVEKARTATMLCAAGGNPDPEISWFKDFLPVDPSTSNGRIKQLRSGALQIESSEESDQGKYECVATNSAGTRYSAPANLYVRVRRVAPRFSIPPTSHEVMPGGSVNLTCVAVGAPMPYVKWMMGAEELTKEDEMPVGRNVLELSNVMRSANYTCVAISSLGMIEATAQVTVKALPKPPIDLVVTETTATSVTLTWDSGNSEPVSYYGIQYRASGTEGPFQEVDGVATTRYSIGGLSPFSEYIFRVLAVNSIGQGPPSEVVRARTGEQAPSSPPRRVQARMLSASTMLVQWEPPEEPNGLVRGYRVYYSPDSRRPLSAWHKHNTDAGLLTTVGSLLPGITYSLRVLAFTAVGDGPPSPAIQVKTQQGVPAQPADFQAEAESDTRIQLSWLLPPQERIIMYELVYWAAEDEGQQHKVTFDPASSYTLEDLKPDTLYRFQLAARSEMGVGVFTPTIEARTAQSTPSAPPQKVTCVSTGSTTVRVSWVPPPADSQNGIITQYSVAYEAVDGEDRRRQVVNGISREHSSWDLVGLEKWTEYRVWVRAHTDVGPGPESSPVLVRTNEDVPSGPPRKVEVEPLNSTAVHVSWKLPLPSKQHGQIRGYQVTYVRLENGEPRGPPIIQDVMLAEAQETTISGLTPETTYSITVAAYTTKGDGARSKPKIVTTTGAVPGRPTMMVSATAMNTALLQWHPPKELPGELLGYRLQYHRADEARPNTIDFGKDDQHFTVTGLHKGATYIFRLAAKNRAGLGEEFRKEITTPEGVPSGFPQNLKVVGLTTSTAELTWDPPVLAERNGRITNYTVAYRDINSQQELRDTTADTRLTLSGLKPDTTYDIKVRAWTSKGAGPLSPSIQSRTMPVDQVFAKNFRVAAAMKTSVLLSWEVPDSYKSAVPFKILYNGQSVEVDGHSMRKLIADLQPDTQYSFVLMNRGSSAGGLQHLVSIRTAPDLLPHQPRPASAYMEDGRFTLSMPHVQDPSLIRWFYIVVVPIDRVGGSMLTPRWSTPEELELDELLEAIEQGGREQRRRRRQTERLKPYVAAQVDVLPETFTLGDKKSYRGFYNRPLSPDLSYQCFVLASLKESVDQPQKRYAASPYSDEIVVQVVPAQQQEEPEMLWVTGPVLAVILIILIVIAILLFKRKRTHSPSSKDEQSIGLKDSLLAHSSDPVEMRRLNYQTPGSSVPSCPNISSMRDHPPIPITDLADNIERLKANDGLKFSQEYESIDPGQQFTWENSNLEVNKPKNRYANVIAYDHSRVILTSIDGVPGSDYINANYIDGYRKQNAYIATQGPLPETMGDFWRMVWEQRTATVVMMTRLEEKSRVKCDQYWPVRGTETYGLIQVTLLDTVELATYTVRTFALHKSGSSEKRELRQFQFMAWPDHGVPEYPTPILAFLRRVKACNPLDAGPMVVHCSAGVGRTGCFIVIDAMLERMKHEKTVDIYGHVTCMRSQRNYMVQTEDQYVFIHEALLEAATCGHTEVPARNLYAHIQKLGQVPPGESVTAMELEFKLLASSKAHTSRFISANLPCNKFKNRLVNIMPYELTRVCLQPIRGVEGSDYINASFLDGYRQQKAYIATQGPLAESTEDFWRMLWEHNSTIIVMLTRLREMGREKCHQYWPAERSARYQYFVVDPMAEYNMPQYILREFKVTDARDGQSRTIRQFQFTDWPEQGVPKTGEGFIDFIGQVHKTKEQFGQDGPITVHCSAGVGRTGVFITLSIVLERMRYEGVVDMFQTVKTLRTQRPAMVQTEDQYQLCYRAALEYLGSFDHYAT, from the exons GTGCCTTGCAGATTGAGAGCAGTGAGGAGTCAGACCAAGGCAAGTACGAGTGTGTGGCGACCAACTCTGCAGGCACACGCTACTCGGCCCCTGCTAACCTGTATGTGCGAG TGCGCCGTGTGGCTCCTCgtttctccatccctcccactAGCCATGAGGTGATGCCGGGCGGCAGTGTGAACCTGACGTGCGTCGCAGTGGGCGCGCCCATGCCCTATGTGAAATGGATGATGGGCGCCGAGGAACTCACCAAGGAGGATGAGATGCCAGTTGGCCGCAACGTGCTGGAGCTCAGCAATGTCATGCGTTCTGCCAACTACACCTGTGTGGCCATCTCTTCCCTGGGTATGATTGAGGCCACGGCCCAGGTCACAGTGAAAG CTTTGCCAAAGCCTCCAATTGACCTCGTGGTGACAGAGACGACCGCCACCAGCgtcaccctgacctgggactctGGGAACTCGGAGCCTGTGTCCTACTATGGCATTCAGTACCGCGCATCGGGCACAGAGGGCCCCTTTCAGGAGGTGGACGGCGTGGCCACCACTCGCTACAGCATTGGTGGCCTCAGCCCTTTTTCAGAATACATCTTCCGTGTGCTGGCAGTGAACAGTATCGGGCAAGGGCCGCCCAGCGAGGTGGTGCGGGCACGCACGGGGGAGCAGGCACCCTCGAGCCCCCCACGCCGCGTGCAGGCACGCATGCTGAGTGCCAGCACCATGCTGGTGCAGTGGGAGCCGCCCGAGGAGCCCAACGGCCTGGTGCGGGGCTACCGTGTCTACTATTCCCCGGACTCCCGGCGCCCCCTGAGCGCCTGGCACAAGCACAACACGGACGCGGGGCTCCTCACCACCGTGGGCAGCCTGCTGCCTGGCATCACCTACAGCCTGCGCGTGCTGGCTTTCACCGCCGTGGGCGAcgggccccccagccctgccatccAGGTCAAGACGCAGCAGGGAG TGCCTGCCCAGCCCGCGGACTTTCAGGCCGAGGCGGAGTCTGACACCCGGATTCAGCTCTCCTGGCTGCTGCCCCCTCAGGAGCGGATCATCATGTACGAGCTGGTATACTGGGCCGCGGAGGACGAAGGCCAGCAG CACAAGGTGACCTTCGATCCTGCCTCCTCCTACACCCTGGAGGACTTGAAGCCCGACACGCTGTACCGCTTCCAGCTGGCCGCCCGCTCTGAGATGGGGGTGGGCGTCTTCACCCCTACCATTGAGGCCCGCACAGCACAGTCCA ccccttctgcccctccccagaaGGTGACCTGTGTGAGCACGGGCTCCACCACAGTCCGGGTAAGTTGGGTCCCACCGCCAGCCGACAGCCAAAACGGCATTATCACCCAGTACTCGGTGGCCTACGAGGCGGTGGACGGCGAGGACCGCCGGCGGCAGGTGGTGAACGGCATCAGCCGCGAGCACTCCAGCTGGGACCTGGTGGGCCTGGAGAAGTGGACGGAGTACCGGGTGTGGGTGCGGGCGCACACGGATGTGGGCCCCGGCCCCGAGAGCAGCCCGGTGCTGGTGCGCACCAACGAGGACG TGCCCAGTGGGCCACCGAGGAAGGTGGAGGTGGAGCCGCTGAACTCCACCGCCGTGCACGTCTCCTGgaagctgcccctccccagcaaGCAGCACGGCCAGATCCGCGGCTACCAGGTCACCTATGTGCGGCTAGAGAATGGTGAGCCCCGTGGCCCGCCCATCATCCAGGATGTCATGCTGGCCGAGGCCCAG GAAACCACCATCAGCGGCCTGACCCCAGAGACCACCTACTCCATCACTGTCGCCGCCTACACCACCAAAGGAGACGGTGCCCGGAGCAAGCCCAAGATTGTCACGACGACGGGGGCAG TCCCAGGCCGGCCCACCATGATGGTCAGCGCCACCGCCATGAACACCGCCCTGCTCCAGTGGCACCCCCCCAAGGAGCTGCCCGGCGAGCTGCTGGGCTACCGGCTGCAGTACCACCGGGCCGACGAGGCGAGGCCCAACACCATAGATTTTGGCAAGGATGATCAGCACTTTACCGTCACCGGCCTGCACAAGGGGGCCACCTACATCTTCCGGCTTGCCGCCAAAAACCGGGCCGGCCTAGGAGAGGAGTTCAGGAAGGAGATCACGACCCCAGAGGGGGTGCCCAGCGGCTTCCCACAAAACCTGAAGGTGGTGGGGCTGACTACCTCCACCGCGGAGCTGACTTGGGACCCCCCAGTGCTGGCGGAGCGCAACGGGCGCATCACCAACTACACCGTGGCCTACCGCGACATCAACAGCCAGCAGGAGCTGCGGGACACCACTGCCGACACCCGCCTGACTCTCTCCGGCCTCAAGCCGGACACCACTTATGACATCAAGGTCCGCGCGTGGACCAGCAAAGGCGCTGGCCCGCTCAGCCCCAGCATCCAGTCCCGGACCATGCCCGTGGATCAAG TGTTTGCCAAAAACTTCCGTGTGGCAGCTGCAATGAAGACGTCTGTGCTGCTTAGCTGGGAGGTTCCGGACTCCTACAAGTCGGCTGTGCCCTTCAAG ATCTTGTACAACGGGCAGAGTGTGGAGGTGGATGGGCACTCCATGCGGAAGCTGATCGCGGACCTGCAGCCGGACACACAGTACTCGTTCGTGCTGATGAACCGGGGCAGCAGCGCCGGGGGCCTGCAGCACCTCGTGTCCATCCGCACGGCCCCCGACCTCCTGCCCCACCAGCCGAGGCCCGCCTCTGCCTACATGGAGGATGGCCGCTTCACCCTTTCCATGCCCCACGTGCAGGACCCCTCGCTCATCAG GTGGTTCTACATCGTGGTGGTGCCCATTGACCGCGTGGGCGGGAGCATGCTGACGCCGCGGTGGAGCACGCcagaggagctggagctggacGAG CTCCTGGAGGCCATTGAGCAGGGCGGCAGGGAGCAGCGCCGGCGCCGGCGGCAGACAGAGCGGCTGAAGCCTTACGTGGCCGCTCAGGTGGACGTGCTCCCCGAAACCTTCACCCTGGGGGACAAGAAGAGCTACCGGGGCTTCTACAACCGGCCCCTGTCTCCGGACCTGAGCTACCAGTGCTTTGTGCTCGCCTCCCTGAAGGAATCCGTAGACCAG CCACAGAAGCGCTATGCCGCCAGCCCCTACTCCGATGAGATTGTGGTCCAGGTGGTGCCAgcgcagcagcaggaggagcctGAGATGCTGTGGGTGACAGGCCCTGTCCTGGCGGTCATCCTCATCATCCTCATTGTCATCGCCATCCTCCTGTTCAAGAG GAAAAGGACCCACTCCCCATCCTCCAAGGACGAGCAGTCGATTGGGCTGAAGGACTCTTTGCTGGCCCACTCCTCCGACCCCGTGGAGATGCGGAGACTCAACTACCAGACCCCAG GTTCCAGTGTCCCCAGTTGCCCGAATATCTCAA GTATGCGAGACCACCCGCCCATCCCCATCACTGACCTAGCGGACAACATTGAGCGCCTCAAAGCCAACGATGGCCTCAAGTTCTCCCAGGAGTATGAG TCCATTGACCCTGGACAGCAGTTCACGTGGGAGAATTCAAACCTGGAGGTAAACAAGCCCAAGAACCGCTACGCAAATGTCATTGCCTACGACCACTCTCGTGTCATCCTTACCTCCATCGATG GTGTCCCGGGCAGCGACTACATCAACGCCAACTACATCGACGGCTACCGCAAGCAGAACGCCTACATCGCCACGCAGGGCCCACTGCCCGAAACCATGGGCGACTTCTGGCGGATGGTGTGGGAGCAGCGCACAGCCACTGTGGTCATGATGACGCGGCTGGAGGAGAAGTCCCGG GTGAAGTGTGACCAGTACTGGCCAGTCCGTGGCACCGAAACCTACGGACTCATTCAGGTGACGCTGCTGGACACAGTGGAGCTGGCCACCTACACTGTGCGCACCTTTGCGCTCCACAAG AGTGGCTCCAGCGAGAAGCGGGAGCTCCGTCAGTTCCAGTTCATGGCCTGGCCAGACCATGGAGTCCCTGAGTACCCGACCCCCATCCTGGCCTTCCTGCGGCgggtcaaggcctgcaacccacTAGATGCGGGGCCCATGGTGGTCCACTGCAG CGCGGGCGTGGGCCGCACGGGCTGCTTCATTGTGATTGACGCCATGCTGGAGCGCATGAAGCATGAGAAGACGGTGGACATCTACGGCCATGTGACGTGCATGCGGTCCCAGCGCAACTACATGGTGCAGACGGAGGACCAGTACGTGTTCATCCACGAGGCGCTGCTGGAGGCCGCCACATGCGGACACACGGAGGTGCCTGCCCGCAACCTCTATGCCCACATCCAGAAGCTGGGCCAAGTGCCTCCTGGGGAGAGCGTGACTGCCATGGAGCTCGAGTTCAAG TTGCTGGCCAGCTCCAAGGCCCACACGTCCCGCTTCATCAGCGCCAACCTGCCCTGCAACAAGTTCAAGAACCGCCTGGTGAACATCATGCCCTATGAGTTGACCCGTGTGTGTCTGCAGCCCATCCGGGGTGTGGAGGGCTCCGACTACATCAACGCCAGCTTCCTGGACGGCTACAG ACAGCAAAAGGCCTACATAGCCACGCAAGGGCCTCTGGCAGAGAGCACCGAGGACTTTTGGCGCATGCTCTGGGAGCACAACTCCACCATCATCGTCATGCTGACCAGGCTTCGGGAGATGGGCAGG GAGAAATGCCACCAGTACTGGCCAGCAGAACGCTCTGCTCGCTACCAGTACTTTGTCGTTGACCCAATGGCCGAGTACAACATGCCACAGTATATCCTGCGTGAATTCAAGGTCACGGACGCCCGG GACGGGCAGTCGAGGACAATCCGGCAGTTCCAGTTCACAGACTGGCCAGAGCAGGGCGTGCCCAAGACGGGGGAGGGCTTCATTGACTTCATTGGGCAGGTGCACAAGACCAAGGAGCAGTTTGGACAGGATGGACCCATCACGGTGCACTGCAG TGCTGGCGTGGGCCGCACCGGGGTGTTCATCACTCTGAGCATCGTCTTGGAGCGGATGCGCTACGAGGGCGTGGTGGACATGTTCCAGACGGTGAAGACCCTGCGCACCCAGCGCCCAGCCATGGTGCAGACGGAG GACCAGTACCAGCTGTGCTACCGTGCAGCCCTGGAGTACCTCGGCAGCTTTGATCACTATGCAACGTAA
- the PTPRF gene encoding receptor-type tyrosine-protein phosphatase F isoform X7 — protein MAPEPAPGRTMVPLVPALVMLGLVAGAHGDSKPAFVKVPEDQTGLSGGVASFVCQATGEPKPRITWMKKGKKVSSQRFEVIEFDDGAGSVLRIQPLRAQRDEAIYECTATNSLGEINTSAKLSVLEEDQLPPGFPSIDMGPQLKVVEKARTATMLCAAGGNPDPEISWFKDFLPVDPSTSNGRIKQLRSGALQIESSEESDQGKYECVATNSAGTRYSAPANLYVRVRRVAPRFSIPPTSHEVMPGGSVNLTCVAVGAPMPYVKWMMGAEELTKEDEMPVGRNVLELSNVMRSANYTCVAISSLGMIEATAQVTVKALPKPPIDLVVTETTATSVTLTWDSGNSEPVSYYGIQYRASGTEGPFQEVDGVATTRYSIGGLSPFSEYIFRVLAVNSIGQGPPSEVVRARTGEQAPSSPPRRVQARMLSASTMLVQWEPPEEPNGLVRGYRVYYSPDSRRPLSAWHKHNTDAGLLTTVGSLLPGITYSLRVLAFTAVGDGPPSPAIQVKTQQGVPAQPADFQAEAESDTRIQLSWLLPPQERIIMYELVYWAAEDEGQQHKVTFDPASSYTLEDLKPDTLYRFQLAARSEMGVGVFTPTIEARTAQSTPSAPPQKVTCVSTGSTTVRVSWVPPPADSQNGIITQYSVAYEAVDGEDRRRQVVNGISREHSSWDLVGLEKWTEYRVWVRAHTDVGPGPESSPVLVRTNEDVPSGPPRKVEVEPLNSTAVHVSWKLPLPSKQHGQIRGYQVTYVRLENGEPRGPPIIQDVMLAEAQETTISGLTPETTYSITVAAYTTKGDGARSKPKIVTTTGAVPGRPTMMVSATAMNTALLQWHPPKELPGELLGYRLQYHRADEARPNTIDFGKDDQHFTVTGLHKGATYIFRLAAKNRAGLGEEFRKEITTPEGVPSGFPQNLKVVGLTTSTAELTWDPPVLAERNGRITNYTVAYRDINSQQELRDTTADTRLTLSGLKPDTTYDIKVRAWTSKGAGPLSPSIQSRTMPVDQVFAKNFRVAAAMKTSVLLSWEVPDSYKSAVPFKILYNGQSVEVDGHSMRKLIADLQPDTQYSFVLMNRGSSAGGLQHLVSIRTAPDLLPHQPRPASAYMEDGRFTLSMPHVQDPSLIRWFYIVVVPIDRVGGSMLTPRWSTPEELELDELLEAIEQGGREQRRRRRQTERLKPYVAAQVDVLPETFTLGDKKSYRGFYNRPLSPDLSYQCFVLASLKESVDQPQKRYAASPYSDEIVVQVVPAQQQEEPEMLWVTGPVLAVILIILIVIAILLFKRKRTHSPSSKDEQSIGLKDSLLAHSSDPVEMRRLNYQTPGMRDHPPIPITDLADNIERLKANDGLKFSQEYESIDPGQQFTWENSNLEVNKPKNRYANVIAYDHSRVILTSIDGVPGSDYINANYIDGYRKQNAYIATQGPLPETMGDFWRMVWEQRTATVVMMTRLEEKSRVKCDQYWPVRGTETYGLIQVTLLDTVELATYTVRTFALHKSGSSEKRELRQFQFMAWPDHGVPEYPTPILAFLRRVKACNPLDAGPMVVHCSAGVGRTGCFIVIDAMLERMKHEKTVDIYGHVTCMRSQRNYMVQTEDQYVFIHEALLEAATCGHTEVPARNLYAHIQKLGQVPPGESVTAMELEFKLLASSKAHTSRFISANLPCNKFKNRLVNIMPYELTRVCLQPIRGVEGSDYINASFLDGYRQQKAYIATQGPLAESTEDFWRMLWEHNSTIIVMLTRLREMGREKCHQYWPAERSARYQYFVVDPMAEYNMPQYILREFKVTDARDGQSRTIRQFQFTDWPEQGVPKTGEGFIDFIGQVHKTKEQFGQDGPITVHCSAGVGRTGVFITLSIVLERMRYEGVVDMFQTVKTLRTQRPAMVQTEDQYQLCYRAALEYLGSFDHYAT, from the exons GTGCCTTGCAGATTGAGAGCAGTGAGGAGTCAGACCAAGGCAAGTACGAGTGTGTGGCGACCAACTCTGCAGGCACACGCTACTCGGCCCCTGCTAACCTGTATGTGCGAG TGCGCCGTGTGGCTCCTCgtttctccatccctcccactAGCCATGAGGTGATGCCGGGCGGCAGTGTGAACCTGACGTGCGTCGCAGTGGGCGCGCCCATGCCCTATGTGAAATGGATGATGGGCGCCGAGGAACTCACCAAGGAGGATGAGATGCCAGTTGGCCGCAACGTGCTGGAGCTCAGCAATGTCATGCGTTCTGCCAACTACACCTGTGTGGCCATCTCTTCCCTGGGTATGATTGAGGCCACGGCCCAGGTCACAGTGAAAG CTTTGCCAAAGCCTCCAATTGACCTCGTGGTGACAGAGACGACCGCCACCAGCgtcaccctgacctgggactctGGGAACTCGGAGCCTGTGTCCTACTATGGCATTCAGTACCGCGCATCGGGCACAGAGGGCCCCTTTCAGGAGGTGGACGGCGTGGCCACCACTCGCTACAGCATTGGTGGCCTCAGCCCTTTTTCAGAATACATCTTCCGTGTGCTGGCAGTGAACAGTATCGGGCAAGGGCCGCCCAGCGAGGTGGTGCGGGCACGCACGGGGGAGCAGGCACCCTCGAGCCCCCCACGCCGCGTGCAGGCACGCATGCTGAGTGCCAGCACCATGCTGGTGCAGTGGGAGCCGCCCGAGGAGCCCAACGGCCTGGTGCGGGGCTACCGTGTCTACTATTCCCCGGACTCCCGGCGCCCCCTGAGCGCCTGGCACAAGCACAACACGGACGCGGGGCTCCTCACCACCGTGGGCAGCCTGCTGCCTGGCATCACCTACAGCCTGCGCGTGCTGGCTTTCACCGCCGTGGGCGAcgggccccccagccctgccatccAGGTCAAGACGCAGCAGGGAG TGCCTGCCCAGCCCGCGGACTTTCAGGCCGAGGCGGAGTCTGACACCCGGATTCAGCTCTCCTGGCTGCTGCCCCCTCAGGAGCGGATCATCATGTACGAGCTGGTATACTGGGCCGCGGAGGACGAAGGCCAGCAG CACAAGGTGACCTTCGATCCTGCCTCCTCCTACACCCTGGAGGACTTGAAGCCCGACACGCTGTACCGCTTCCAGCTGGCCGCCCGCTCTGAGATGGGGGTGGGCGTCTTCACCCCTACCATTGAGGCCCGCACAGCACAGTCCA ccccttctgcccctccccagaaGGTGACCTGTGTGAGCACGGGCTCCACCACAGTCCGGGTAAGTTGGGTCCCACCGCCAGCCGACAGCCAAAACGGCATTATCACCCAGTACTCGGTGGCCTACGAGGCGGTGGACGGCGAGGACCGCCGGCGGCAGGTGGTGAACGGCATCAGCCGCGAGCACTCCAGCTGGGACCTGGTGGGCCTGGAGAAGTGGACGGAGTACCGGGTGTGGGTGCGGGCGCACACGGATGTGGGCCCCGGCCCCGAGAGCAGCCCGGTGCTGGTGCGCACCAACGAGGACG TGCCCAGTGGGCCACCGAGGAAGGTGGAGGTGGAGCCGCTGAACTCCACCGCCGTGCACGTCTCCTGgaagctgcccctccccagcaaGCAGCACGGCCAGATCCGCGGCTACCAGGTCACCTATGTGCGGCTAGAGAATGGTGAGCCCCGTGGCCCGCCCATCATCCAGGATGTCATGCTGGCCGAGGCCCAG GAAACCACCATCAGCGGCCTGACCCCAGAGACCACCTACTCCATCACTGTCGCCGCCTACACCACCAAAGGAGACGGTGCCCGGAGCAAGCCCAAGATTGTCACGACGACGGGGGCAG TCCCAGGCCGGCCCACCATGATGGTCAGCGCCACCGCCATGAACACCGCCCTGCTCCAGTGGCACCCCCCCAAGGAGCTGCCCGGCGAGCTGCTGGGCTACCGGCTGCAGTACCACCGGGCCGACGAGGCGAGGCCCAACACCATAGATTTTGGCAAGGATGATCAGCACTTTACCGTCACCGGCCTGCACAAGGGGGCCACCTACATCTTCCGGCTTGCCGCCAAAAACCGGGCCGGCCTAGGAGAGGAGTTCAGGAAGGAGATCACGACCCCAGAGGGGGTGCCCAGCGGCTTCCCACAAAACCTGAAGGTGGTGGGGCTGACTACCTCCACCGCGGAGCTGACTTGGGACCCCCCAGTGCTGGCGGAGCGCAACGGGCGCATCACCAACTACACCGTGGCCTACCGCGACATCAACAGCCAGCAGGAGCTGCGGGACACCACTGCCGACACCCGCCTGACTCTCTCCGGCCTCAAGCCGGACACCACTTATGACATCAAGGTCCGCGCGTGGACCAGCAAAGGCGCTGGCCCGCTCAGCCCCAGCATCCAGTCCCGGACCATGCCCGTGGATCAAG TGTTTGCCAAAAACTTCCGTGTGGCAGCTGCAATGAAGACGTCTGTGCTGCTTAGCTGGGAGGTTCCGGACTCCTACAAGTCGGCTGTGCCCTTCAAG ATCTTGTACAACGGGCAGAGTGTGGAGGTGGATGGGCACTCCATGCGGAAGCTGATCGCGGACCTGCAGCCGGACACACAGTACTCGTTCGTGCTGATGAACCGGGGCAGCAGCGCCGGGGGCCTGCAGCACCTCGTGTCCATCCGCACGGCCCCCGACCTCCTGCCCCACCAGCCGAGGCCCGCCTCTGCCTACATGGAGGATGGCCGCTTCACCCTTTCCATGCCCCACGTGCAGGACCCCTCGCTCATCAG GTGGTTCTACATCGTGGTGGTGCCCATTGACCGCGTGGGCGGGAGCATGCTGACGCCGCGGTGGAGCACGCcagaggagctggagctggacGAG CTCCTGGAGGCCATTGAGCAGGGCGGCAGGGAGCAGCGCCGGCGCCGGCGGCAGACAGAGCGGCTGAAGCCTTACGTGGCCGCTCAGGTGGACGTGCTCCCCGAAACCTTCACCCTGGGGGACAAGAAGAGCTACCGGGGCTTCTACAACCGGCCCCTGTCTCCGGACCTGAGCTACCAGTGCTTTGTGCTCGCCTCCCTGAAGGAATCCGTAGACCAG CCACAGAAGCGCTATGCCGCCAGCCCCTACTCCGATGAGATTGTGGTCCAGGTGGTGCCAgcgcagcagcaggaggagcctGAGATGCTGTGGGTGACAGGCCCTGTCCTGGCGGTCATCCTCATCATCCTCATTGTCATCGCCATCCTCCTGTTCAAGAG GAAAAGGACCCACTCCCCATCCTCCAAGGACGAGCAGTCGATTGGGCTGAAGGACTCTTTGCTGGCCCACTCCTCCGACCCCGTGGAGATGCGGAGACTCAACTACCAGACCCCAG GTATGCGAGACCACCCGCCCATCCCCATCACTGACCTAGCGGACAACATTGAGCGCCTCAAAGCCAACGATGGCCTCAAGTTCTCCCAGGAGTATGAG TCCATTGACCCTGGACAGCAGTTCACGTGGGAGAATTCAAACCTGGAGGTAAACAAGCCCAAGAACCGCTACGCAAATGTCATTGCCTACGACCACTCTCGTGTCATCCTTACCTCCATCGATG GTGTCCCGGGCAGCGACTACATCAACGCCAACTACATCGACGGCTACCGCAAGCAGAACGCCTACATCGCCACGCAGGGCCCACTGCCCGAAACCATGGGCGACTTCTGGCGGATGGTGTGGGAGCAGCGCACAGCCACTGTGGTCATGATGACGCGGCTGGAGGAGAAGTCCCGG GTGAAGTGTGACCAGTACTGGCCAGTCCGTGGCACCGAAACCTACGGACTCATTCAGGTGACGCTGCTGGACACAGTGGAGCTGGCCACCTACACTGTGCGCACCTTTGCGCTCCACAAG AGTGGCTCCAGCGAGAAGCGGGAGCTCCGTCAGTTCCAGTTCATGGCCTGGCCAGACCATGGAGTCCCTGAGTACCCGACCCCCATCCTGGCCTTCCTGCGGCgggtcaaggcctgcaacccacTAGATGCGGGGCCCATGGTGGTCCACTGCAG CGCGGGCGTGGGCCGCACGGGCTGCTTCATTGTGATTGACGCCATGCTGGAGCGCATGAAGCATGAGAAGACGGTGGACATCTACGGCCATGTGACGTGCATGCGGTCCCAGCGCAACTACATGGTGCAGACGGAGGACCAGTACGTGTTCATCCACGAGGCGCTGCTGGAGGCCGCCACATGCGGACACACGGAGGTGCCTGCCCGCAACCTCTATGCCCACATCCAGAAGCTGGGCCAAGTGCCTCCTGGGGAGAGCGTGACTGCCATGGAGCTCGAGTTCAAG TTGCTGGCCAGCTCCAAGGCCCACACGTCCCGCTTCATCAGCGCCAACCTGCCCTGCAACAAGTTCAAGAACCGCCTGGTGAACATCATGCCCTATGAGTTGACCCGTGTGTGTCTGCAGCCCATCCGGGGTGTGGAGGGCTCCGACTACATCAACGCCAGCTTCCTGGACGGCTACAG ACAGCAAAAGGCCTACATAGCCACGCAAGGGCCTCTGGCAGAGAGCACCGAGGACTTTTGGCGCATGCTCTGGGAGCACAACTCCACCATCATCGTCATGCTGACCAGGCTTCGGGAGATGGGCAGG GAGAAATGCCACCAGTACTGGCCAGCAGAACGCTCTGCTCGCTACCAGTACTTTGTCGTTGACCCAATGGCCGAGTACAACATGCCACAGTATATCCTGCGTGAATTCAAGGTCACGGACGCCCGG GACGGGCAGTCGAGGACAATCCGGCAGTTCCAGTTCACAGACTGGCCAGAGCAGGGCGTGCCCAAGACGGGGGAGGGCTTCATTGACTTCATTGGGCAGGTGCACAAGACCAAGGAGCAGTTTGGACAGGATGGACCCATCACGGTGCACTGCAG TGCTGGCGTGGGCCGCACCGGGGTGTTCATCACTCTGAGCATCGTCTTGGAGCGGATGCGCTACGAGGGCGTGGTGGACATGTTCCAGACGGTGAAGACCCTGCGCACCCAGCGCCCAGCCATGGTGCAGACGGAG GACCAGTACCAGCTGTGCTACCGTGCAGCCCTGGAGTACCTCGGCAGCTTTGATCACTATGCAACGTAA